From Streptomyces sp. NBC_01754, a single genomic window includes:
- a CDS encoding BMP family lipoprotein: MRRITRITAVGVMSAALALSVTACGESSSSSSSDTSSDSKGGKTAIAYDIGGRGDQSFNDAAYAGLSRAEKDLGVKGTEAEPTDGESDADKVQRLTSLARAGNNPVIGVGFAYAPAIEKVAAKFPKVTFGIIDDSSVTGDNIANIVFNEEQGSYLAGVAAAKVTKTKKVGFIGGVETPLIKKFEAGFEQGVKDTDASVNVLPQYLTQPPDFTGFSKPDLGKAAAQGQLDKGADVVYSAAGLAGSGAIEAVSKAGKWNIGVDSDQYKQEGLTAYKESILTSVTKDVEDSVLNLIKSVKDGKPQSGEIRYGLDKDGVGLSTSNPAFTEMTDVIAAVDKAKKEIIDGAITVKTTP; encoded by the coding sequence TTGCGCCGGATCACCAGGATCACCGCTGTGGGCGTCATGTCCGCGGCACTAGCGCTCAGCGTCACCGCGTGCGGCGAATCGTCGTCCTCGTCCTCGTCGGACACCTCGTCCGACAGCAAGGGCGGCAAGACGGCCATCGCCTACGACATCGGCGGCCGGGGCGACCAGTCGTTCAACGACGCCGCCTACGCCGGTCTGAGCCGGGCGGAGAAGGACCTCGGTGTCAAGGGCACCGAGGCCGAGCCCACCGACGGCGAGTCGGACGCCGACAAGGTGCAGCGCCTCACCTCGCTGGCCCGCGCCGGCAACAACCCGGTGATCGGCGTCGGCTTCGCCTACGCGCCCGCGATCGAGAAGGTCGCCGCGAAGTTCCCGAAGGTCACCTTCGGCATCATCGACGACTCCTCGGTGACCGGTGACAACATCGCCAACATCGTCTTCAACGAGGAGCAGGGCTCCTACCTCGCGGGCGTCGCCGCCGCCAAGGTCACCAAGACCAAGAAGGTCGGCTTCATCGGCGGTGTCGAGACCCCGCTGATCAAGAAGTTCGAGGCCGGTTTCGAGCAGGGCGTCAAGGACACCGACGCCTCGGTCAACGTACTCCCGCAGTACCTCACCCAGCCGCCGGACTTCACCGGCTTCTCCAAGCCCGACCTCGGCAAGGCCGCCGCCCAGGGCCAGCTCGACAAGGGCGCCGACGTGGTCTACTCGGCGGCCGGTCTGGCCGGTTCCGGTGCCATAGAGGCCGTCTCCAAGGCCGGCAAGTGGAACATCGGCGTCGACTCCGACCAGTACAAGCAGGAGGGCCTCACGGCCTACAAGGAGTCGATCCTGACCTCGGTCACCAAGGACGTCGAGGACTCCGTCCTCAACCTGATCAAGTCGGTCAAGGACGGCAAGCCGCAGTCCGGTGAGATCCGCTACGGCCTGGACAAGGACGGCGTGGGCCTGTCCACGTCCAACCCGGCCTTCACCGAGATGACCGACGTCATCGCCGCGGTGGACAAGGCGAAGAAGGAAATCATCGACGGCGCGATCACGGTGAAGACCACCCCGTAA
- a CDS encoding ABC transporter ATP-binding protein translates to MSGQGECVINASSSPPAVELHGITKRFPGVVANHDIGITVRKGTVHALVGENGAGKSTLMKILYGMQKPDEGTIAVDGEQVSFGNPGDAIVRGIGMVHQHFMLADNFTVLENVVLGGEKLHGIGSAARGKIKEISDAYGLGVRPDALVEDLGVADRQRVEILKVLYRGARILILDEPTAVLVPQEVDALFANLRELKAEGLTVIFISHKLGEVLSVADDITVIRRGTTVGTADPANTTAKQLAELMVGSELPSPETRESTVTDVPMLRVEGLSLSATDPDGVVRDVLADVGFTIHKGEVLGIAGVEGNGQTELIEALVGMRNPDGGVITLDGDDISHAPTRKRREGGIGYIPEDRHRHGVLLDAPLWENRILGHVTEKPNSRGFLLDPRAARADTERIVREYDVRTPGIEVTAASLSGGNQQKLIVGREMSHAPKLLIAAHPTRGVDVGAQAQIWDQIRDARREGLAVLLISADLDELIGLSDTLRVMYRGKLVADADPATITPEELGSAMTGAAAGRLEAAPEDEAR, encoded by the coding sequence CTGTCCGGCCAAGGAGAGTGCGTCATCAACGCGTCCAGCAGTCCCCCTGCCGTAGAACTGCACGGCATCACCAAGCGATTCCCCGGCGTCGTGGCCAACCACGACATCGGGATCACCGTCCGGAAGGGCACGGTCCACGCCCTGGTCGGTGAGAACGGTGCCGGCAAGTCCACCCTGATGAAGATCCTCTACGGCATGCAGAAGCCGGACGAGGGCACCATCGCCGTGGACGGCGAGCAGGTCTCGTTCGGCAACCCGGGTGACGCCATCGTGCGCGGCATCGGCATGGTGCACCAGCACTTCATGCTCGCGGACAACTTCACCGTCCTGGAGAACGTCGTCCTCGGCGGCGAGAAGCTGCACGGCATCGGTTCCGCCGCGCGCGGGAAGATCAAGGAGATCTCCGACGCGTACGGCCTCGGGGTGCGTCCCGACGCGCTCGTCGAGGACCTCGGGGTCGCCGACCGCCAGCGCGTGGAGATCCTCAAGGTCCTCTACCGCGGCGCCCGCATCCTCATCCTGGACGAGCCGACCGCCGTCCTGGTCCCCCAGGAGGTCGACGCGCTCTTCGCGAACCTCCGGGAGCTCAAGGCCGAGGGCCTCACCGTCATCTTCATCTCCCACAAGCTCGGTGAGGTGCTGTCCGTCGCCGACGACATCACGGTGATCCGCCGCGGCACGACGGTGGGCACCGCCGACCCCGCGAACACCACCGCCAAGCAGCTCGCCGAACTGATGGTCGGCAGCGAACTCCCCTCTCCCGAGACCCGCGAGTCCACGGTGACGGATGTGCCGATGCTGCGCGTCGAGGGACTCTCGCTCAGCGCGACGGACCCGGACGGTGTCGTCCGCGACGTGCTGGCCGACGTCGGTTTCACCATCCACAAGGGCGAGGTCCTGGGTATCGCGGGCGTCGAGGGCAACGGCCAGACCGAGCTGATCGAGGCACTCGTCGGGATGCGGAACCCGGACGGTGGCGTCATCACACTGGACGGCGACGACATCTCGCACGCCCCCACCCGCAAACGGCGCGAGGGCGGCATCGGGTACATCCCCGAGGACCGCCACCGCCACGGGGTCCTGCTGGACGCCCCGCTGTGGGAGAACCGCATCCTCGGCCACGTCACGGAGAAGCCCAACAGCCGCGGCTTCCTGCTGGACCCGCGGGCGGCCCGGGCCGACACCGAGCGGATCGTGCGCGAGTACGACGTGCGCACCCCCGGGATCGAGGTCACCGCGGCCTCGCTGTCCGGTGGCAACCAGCAGAAGCTGATCGTCGGCCGCGAGATGAGCCACGCCCCCAAGCTCCTGATCGCCGCCCACCCCACCCGCGGTGTGGACGTCGGGGCACAGGCCCAGATCTGGGACCAGATCCGCGACGCCCGCCGGGAGGGCCTCGCCGTCCTGCTCATCTCGGCGGACCTGGACGAACTCATCGGGCTCTCCGACACCCTGCGCGTCATGTACCGGGGAAAGCTCGTCGCGGACGCCGATCCCGCCACCATCACCCCTGAGGAACTGGGCTCGGCCATGACCGGCGCCGCCGCCGGTCGCCTCGAAGCAGCACCGGAGGACGAGGCCCGATGA
- a CDS encoding ABC transporter permease codes for MKKFDKDRLILGFAGPVLALIVAFVLTTLVLLASGRDPFEPYRLMFEQASYSDVQVLILNQAGTYYLAALAVAVGFRMNLFNIGVDGQYRLAAMMAALVGASVNLPGPLHILLIVVVAMLVGAFWAGIAGFLKTTRGVSEVVATIMLNSIATSLIAWLILPKNFGDQAAGSNNLTTGAIPESGWFPGLPLGAEAGEIYGFTFVAAGCGLVYWFVLNRTRFGFDLRATGASESAAQASGVDAKKMVLTSMLISGAVAGLAGLPTLLGDTHTYSLDFPTGIGFTGITIALLGRNNPLGIALSALLIAFLDKSSSSLDQFGYEKEIATIMQGLIVISVVVSYELVRRYGTRRQQQKVGEELAAGHALTTEKEAAL; via the coding sequence ATGAAGAAGTTCGACAAGGACCGGCTGATCCTGGGCTTCGCCGGCCCGGTACTCGCCCTGATCGTCGCGTTCGTGCTCACCACCCTGGTGCTGCTCGCCTCCGGACGTGACCCGTTCGAGCCGTACCGGCTGATGTTCGAGCAGGCGTCGTACTCCGACGTGCAGGTGCTGATCCTCAACCAGGCCGGTACGTACTACCTCGCCGCCCTCGCGGTCGCGGTCGGCTTCCGGATGAACCTCTTCAACATCGGGGTCGACGGCCAGTACCGGCTCGCCGCGATGATGGCCGCCCTGGTCGGGGCCAGCGTCAACCTCCCCGGTCCGCTCCACATCCTCCTGATCGTCGTGGTCGCGATGCTGGTCGGTGCGTTCTGGGCCGGTATCGCGGGGTTCCTCAAGACCACCCGGGGAGTGAGCGAGGTCGTCGCGACGATCATGCTCAACTCCATCGCGACCTCGCTGATCGCCTGGCTGATCCTGCCGAAGAACTTCGGTGACCAGGCCGCCGGGTCCAACAACCTGACCACGGGCGCCATTCCGGAGTCGGGCTGGTTCCCGGGACTGCCCCTGGGCGCCGAGGCGGGCGAGATCTACGGCTTCACCTTCGTCGCCGCGGGCTGCGGACTCGTCTACTGGTTCGTGCTGAACCGCACCCGGTTCGGCTTCGACCTGCGCGCCACGGGCGCCAGCGAGAGCGCCGCCCAGGCGTCCGGCGTGGACGCCAAGAAGATGGTGCTGACCTCGATGCTGATCTCCGGCGCGGTCGCGGGTCTCGCCGGTCTGCCGACGCTGCTGGGCGACACCCACACCTACAGCCTCGACTTCCCCACCGGCATCGGTTTCACCGGCATCACCATCGCCCTGCTCGGCCGGAACAACCCGCTCGGCATCGCGCTGAGCGCCCTGCTGATCGCCTTCCTCGACAAGTCGTCCTCCTCGCTCGACCAGTTCGGGTACGAGAAGGAGATCGCCACGATCATGCAGGGCCTCATCGTGATCTCCGTGGTCGTCAGCTACGAACTGGTCCGGCGCTACGGAACCCGCCGGCAGCAGCAGAAGGTCGGCGAGGAACTCGCCGCCGGCCACGCCCTCACCACCGAGAAGGAGGCGGCCCTGTGA
- a CDS encoding ABC transporter permease codes for MSTSKVSAARVAPPKGGGRRKLSLPVVLLIIAGALALVSLVRLISGADDVTSVGQVHGALELAVPIGLAGLGGLWAERAGVVNIGLEGMMVLGTWFGAWAGFQWGPWTGVLFGVIGGALGGLLHAVITVTFGVNHIVSGVAINILAVGLTRYLSNFTFAEAAGGSSKQSPRIDPIDKITIPGLSDWMQDLQQRHWFFVSDLAGIVGGLFTGLSLLTVVALLLIPATWWVLWRTAFGLRLRSCGESPVAAETLGVNVYKYKYIAVTVSGALAGLGGAFLAIVSTGIYQEGQTGGRGYIGLAAMIFGNWMPGGMALGAGLFGFTDSLKLRGGAENVHAMLLLLAILLVVVVFWQLYRKKYVAAVISAVVSALLFTWYLLTDQVPSQFVDAAPYVTTLLVLALSAQRLRMPKADGVPYRKGEGK; via the coding sequence GTGAGCACCAGCAAAGTCTCCGCCGCTCGCGTCGCCCCGCCCAAGGGCGGTGGCCGCCGAAAGCTCTCCCTGCCCGTCGTCCTGCTGATCATCGCCGGTGCGCTGGCCCTCGTGTCGCTGGTCCGGCTCATCAGCGGCGCGGACGACGTGACCTCCGTGGGCCAGGTGCACGGCGCCCTGGAGCTGGCCGTACCGATCGGTCTGGCCGGACTCGGCGGACTGTGGGCCGAGCGGGCCGGCGTCGTCAACATCGGGCTCGAAGGGATGATGGTCCTCGGCACCTGGTTCGGCGCCTGGGCCGGATTCCAGTGGGGCCCGTGGACGGGCGTCCTGTTCGGCGTCATCGGCGGCGCGCTCGGCGGTCTGCTGCACGCGGTCATCACCGTCACCTTCGGCGTGAACCACATCGTCTCCGGTGTGGCCATCAACATCCTCGCCGTGGGGCTCACCCGCTACCTCTCCAACTTCACCTTCGCCGAGGCGGCGGGCGGCTCCTCCAAGCAGTCCCCGCGCATCGACCCGATCGACAAGATCACCATCCCAGGGTTGTCGGACTGGATGCAGGACCTGCAACAACGGCACTGGTTCTTCGTCTCCGACCTCGCCGGCATCGTCGGCGGCCTGTTCACCGGACTGTCGCTGCTGACCGTCGTCGCCCTGCTGCTGATCCCCGCCACCTGGTGGGTGCTGTGGCGCACCGCCTTCGGCCTGCGGCTGCGGTCCTGCGGCGAGAGCCCGGTGGCCGCCGAGACCCTCGGCGTGAACGTCTACAAGTACAAGTACATCGCCGTCACCGTCTCCGGCGCCCTGGCCGGTCTCGGCGGCGCCTTCCTGGCGATCGTCTCCACCGGGATCTACCAGGAGGGGCAGACCGGCGGCCGCGGCTACATCGGTCTCGCCGCGATGATCTTCGGCAACTGGATGCCCGGCGGCATGGCGCTGGGCGCGGGCCTCTTCGGCTTCACCGACAGCCTCAAGCTGCGCGGCGGCGCGGAGAACGTCCACGCGATGCTCCTCCTCCTGGCCATCCTGCTGGTGGTCGTCGTGTTCTGGCAGCTGTACCGGAAGAAGTACGTCGCCGCGGTGATCTCGGCGGTCGTCTCGGCGCTGCTGTTCACCTGGTACCTGCTCACCGACCAGGTCCCCAGCCAGTTCGTGGACGCGGCCCCGTACGTCACGACGCTGCTGGTGCTCGCCCTCTCCGCCCAACGGCTACGCATGCCGAAGGCGGACGGCGTGCCCTACCGCAAGGGCGAAGGCAAGTGA